TTCCTTTATGAACTATGTAGAATGGAACCTTTACCCAATTCAGCCACAAAAGgtttctctttatttcagaaatatatcCATGTTCCACATGGatctaaagagaaaatatatctgagtcttaaaaatatcaaatctACACTATGACTGGAAAGATAAAACAAGCCGGTAAGAGATATCAAGATGTTTTCACTGCAGCGAGTTATTACAGTTTTGGacaaggaaattaaacaaaCTTTAGCGCAGCTGCTTACACTATAGTTCTGGTGGCCTCCTAACAGAATTGCTTTTTGGCACAGGTTGCGATGCGTGCTTTGGGCTTTGAgccaaagaaggaagaaattaagaaaatgatAGCAGATATTGACAAAGAGGGAAGTGGCACCATTGACTTTGAAGACTTTTTGGCTATGATGACACAAAAAATGGTAGGAATTCTTAATAGAAATTCTTGTGATGGcataaaaaaacctgacaagGAGTATCTGTGGCAGGTGTTTTCTAATTAATTATGTTTTACTCTTGTTTTAGAGTGAAAAGGattcaaaagaagaaatcttgaaAGCTTTCAGATTATTTGATGATGACGGGACAGGAAAGATTTCATTCAAAAACTTGAAAAGGGTTGCCAAGGAGCTGGGAGAAAATTTAACAGATGAAGAACTTCAGGTAAGTTCTGATTTGCCAGAGCTTTTCTAACAGGCGCCGATCAATGCTGTTGCACCTAAGGATTGGGTGGAAATTCATGCCTAAACAAAAAGGGCTGAGAGGTTGGGGAACTGAAGAGCAATCAAATACATAGTTATGTTTCCACAGGAAGTGCTTCTGATTTGATGTTTTAGCGAATGGGAGATCTTGTGTTTAGAGGCCAGTGCCTGATCAAACGTACAATGTGTTTTATAGGAAATGATTGATGAAGCTGATcgggatggagatggagaagtGAGTGAGCAAGAATTTTTGAGAATTATGAAGAAAACTAGCTTATAttaatttgctttgcttatATTATATTGCTTTGTTGTACAGCTGCTTCAAAAGATAACCTAGAAAAGACTTAAAAACTGGGCTTGTGCCTCCTGCATATTGTCTGCCATGTAAAGAAAGTCTGAAAGGACAGATTTTTGGTTCATTTAGCAAAGTTAACTGGGGAAAGGGGGCTTCAGTACCCAGAACTGTTAAAATGAGATACTGCAGAAGTGAAAAGGAAGGATGAACTGAACCTGCAAGGCAGggtcccttctcctcccctcctcgGCAATTTCACTGATTGCCATTTTAGATAAAGAACGCTGTATTTCAACTATTTAACTAAAAGACATTTTACTTGATGTGGAGattcccactgctgctgggaaaggcCACTTTTGACTTTATAAAGGCTACAGAGTGAAGGTGGAAGCACAgtttttatattccttttaaGGGTTTTGGGTTATCTTTTGATATTTGTCTCCTTTTCTCTATTTCCACGAAAGACTCTAAAACCACCTGTGTATCTGTCTATTTCTGTatgaaacactgttttccaATGGCAAGTTCGTTTTGAACCTAATGGGAAGCAACTGTAGACAACCAGATCTGGTTCTTCATTTGGAGTTGTGTAGATGTTCTTCTGGTTTATTTGAATGTAACCTGCTTGGATTATCAAAGTTTATTGTATAACAAATCAGCAGTTTGTTCAGTAAACTGCTGTTACACCAGGGTTTTAGGTACCTGAAAAGTTCAGTTCTATGTTGCGGTAGGGTAAACTTTGACTTTGGCTGTTTACAGTCAAGTTGCAGGGAGGACTCACATCTGAAGCAAGAAAACAGCTCACTTTGGACATCTGTGGAACACTGAATATATCCTTGCAATCCAAATTCATTTCAGACATcataggtttggttttgggggattttgtattcattttcttGACTATTTCTTGCATATACTGTCAGTCTAGGACTTAGTGGAGAGCCACATTTCCTTCTATATTATAGTGACAGAGCAGTAACACACACCACAACATCCCATTATGTGGTTCTGCAGGAGGGTTTATCCTTGGGTCCCAGTTAGACTATCAGCTTCAAAACTGCAACGAAATGGTATAACCCTAAATCATGCCTCTCTAATAAGGTGCCTGAAGGAGAGTTTACTTTTCACAGTGAAGTGACAAGTAGGTAACCAAATGTCAGGAGGGTTTaatgggaagagaagggaaagaatgGTATTTTGCTAGTATCTGTAAAGATCCCTCTTCTTAAGACAGCCTTTGCTGCTTGACAGCACTAAGAAGGTTTGTAGAAGAGAGGAAGAGCCAACTCCTGGATTCTCTCCTCGTTACAGCTGATTCAGCTCTCATCAGCTGTAAGGGCCCAGAAGGGGGAGAATTAGTTTCAGGAGTGGAAAGGGGAAGTTCATTCATTTCTGTATCTTCTTAGTGTGCAGATGCGGACCTGGCATATTCTGTTTCAGTCTTCCGAGTTTTGTACTCGGAACAACTCCAAATAGACCATCTCTAACCTCTACAGAAGTAGGCATAAACCTGGGGGAGAACATGGGTTGAGCAGGACTCTAGAAAACTCAAGAGACTTGTGAAGTCCCCTGTTAACACATTCAGTGGTAGTATATGTAACCTATAATACTGTAAGTGTTTTCAAATGTCTATTAATTTTGTATAAgtgtgaaataaaactgttttgcaaGTTAAGGACTTGGTGTGCTTACTATGAAAActaaattttagaaaataattttcaagtgtTAGATGGTTCACTGGGTatgttttcactttcatttatcttttctaaGAGAGACATTCTTAGGTGCAGTAGTCTATCACATAGTTCCTTTCTTCTATGCtgattaaaatattcagaaagggaaatttGAAGTTCTAGCTGATTATGGGGAATCCCAGAGCTTATTACAGTGACTGtaccttttaaaatgctgctacAGGAAGAGATTGATGACTGTTGTTTACCTATGATGCATGTCActtctgtcttcctcttctAATCCCGTTACCTGGcttcagaaagaaggaaaaagacacGCAGTCATACCCACTCTATCTGCTACAATGACGAAATGTTATTTCTGGTTTGCCCATTAATCTCTTAAGCCTGGAATGTCAAGTAGTGGCTAAATTAGCACAAAACTTGACAATGTTAACGTAACAGAGCAAGTCTCATGCTGCTTCAGTTAGCACTATAGCGAGGGATATCTTGCCCCCTCTTTAGTCACACAGCAGTGAAGGCTGGAAACAGCTTGGTTTTTATCCCAAAGCatgctcctctgctccctgctccactGAAGTTTTTGTTGCAGCTGAACAGCTTGCAAATAAGGCGGCCTAAACATGCACAATGTACCACATGCATAGgaacattttgcaaaatgtagGACTGATTGTTGGCTGCACCGTAGCTTCTGGAGCTTGGCACCTGGATGGCGCTTTCCCACAATCGCCTCTGTGGCTCAAGAGCCATGCCCAGAGGAAAATTCAACAGTCGCTGTTTTCAGCAGCCAGTTGGTAAAGTAATTACTTTTggctgaaaatattaaatgtcaCTGAGCCATAATCAAAatactggtttgtttttaaagaacacttGACCTTCAAGGCCATTGAGTCCATCTCTGACCATGCTGAGACGGTAGTCCTGCTGTGTCTCAACAGGCAGGCGGAAAAAAACATAgccttgttttccctttcctctgtaCTCACCTGAATGACTGGATCAAGGTTGAACAACTGCAGACAGGAGTGGAAATGTGAAATACGTCAAATGGTATTTTTTGTTGTCAGAAGTGCTCAGGGGTTGTGGCCACCGAGGCAAGAAGAGACAGGCAGCCTGCAGAACGGGAGATTTCTGACGGTGAAgtcctgttgggttttttctgggACAGTTACATGTAAGACACCAAAGGAATGACTTAGAACTACTATCCCCACctacagtatttcttttcctttacactTATGGTAgcaatgtttgggttttttcagttccCATTTACTATTCATTGTGAAACTTGATAAAATTGGCCATGTTTTTTAGTCACTCAATGACTATGTggataaagacatttttcttcaacaGTTTTTTGCCGTATTTAGGAACCCATCCCATTGTTTGGGTCATTCCTTAGGGCACATATAATGGTTGGCACTGGTCTGGCAGAGACCTTCTGCTAtccttctcatttttattactgtgtatatttttttaccTGCCCCTGGAAAACTCTTACGTAGCTGAACACTGCTGAGGTAGGCAAGTTTGTCTTTGCCCATAACTGAGGCTAAATCTACAAAACACCTGTCTATATATTGAGGAGAAAATTTCATCCTCAGAAATTCAAATCTGTGAGCAAATAGGTGTTAGAATGAAAATACACTGCTATTCATGTATGGGACTGCAAAACGCaaggcaaaacagaagaaatggcaGAAGATCAGcctatatttttatatttcacttcATTAAAACAACCTATCTTTAAATCCCTTAGTATGCTGCCTTGTTCATAAGTCTTTCTAAAACACTGCCTGATCACTGTAATATTCTTCATGTTACAACATTCAGGTTTGATCATATCTTATTCATCATTTGATGTTGAACAACTACATTTCTAACCACCTGGGCACCCATTAAAAGGATGTGTGGATTTCCCCATGTTCCCTTTTGTCACAAAGCAGCACAAGTCTGCACGCTGATTTGCAAGTCTGCACGGTGTTTGTGTTCTGCAAACACTGACAAGAGAACAAATGGACACCAGCATGTGCCCAGGGTGAGCGCCTGTGACCACAAACCCCAGCAGGGTTTCTGAAGGCGCAGGTTTTGGTACCTGTAGACAGAGTTGTTTACTAACAGTTTCCGGATATTCCCAGATTTCCTGTCACTGAGGAAAGGGGCACAACGTGCACATGAAAGGAATTGCTAGCACCTGGATAGAAGCTGCAGTACGGGTGTTGCTGTAGCTGTGATGACCTATGGGTATAAGTGAATCCAGGTTTGTAAGGGGAAGCTGTATCTTGTCGGCCTGACTGAACCTGTGTGGAAGGAAGTCTGTCAGATTTCCTTCTAGTTCTCTTCAGGCTGAATAGTTATTGCTGCTCTTGCCGGTTCTGAACTCCCCGCATCTCCAATCTGACAGCAAATTCCCCAGAACAAAGTACACCAGTTCTCTCTCGTGCATGACTAAGCGTCATTCCTTATGAAGGAATTAAGCTGCTTTTTTGGCATCTACAGTATGAATTTAACAATGCAGACTTTCACACTGAACACCTAGGTTTTGGACAGATACCAGATGCAGCCATCGGTTCAGTAAAACCTCTGGAGAAGTCAGAAACTTAACTCTTTGGGATAATGTTTCAATAATAAAGTCAGGTTTGATTTAATCATATTGCCATACTCTTAGTTGGTAATAAAATGACAGTATTTCTCTATTGAAGTGACGCTTGTCATACGGTGAGAGCACTAATAAGCTGTTTGCATTAGTAAACCCCTTTCTCAAGTCGTTACCATCCTTTCAGTAACTGCCAGTCGCTCATGCATGGGCCTCTGCACCTGCAGGGTGTTCTGACCACCAGGAGGAGGATTCCTGCCctggctgtgtgtgtgcagtgcagGGGACACCTCTTCACATGGTTTTCTCCAGGCCTTGTGCCCTGCTGATACACCATTCCCCAGGGAAAACATCTGGCCATTCTTTCCCCAGTCCTGA
The window above is part of the Strigops habroptila isolate Jane chromosome 3, bStrHab1.2.pri, whole genome shotgun sequence genome. Proteins encoded here:
- the LOC115604796 gene encoding caltractin, with the translated sequence MASNYRKPGLSTAQRKKSGLKPELTEEQKQEIREAFDLFDTDGSGSIDVKELKVAMRALGFEPKKEEIKKMIADIDKEGSGTIDFEDFLAMMTQKMSEKDSKEEILKAFRLFDDDGTGKISFKNLKRVAKELGENLTDEELQEMIDEADRDGDGEVSEQEFLRIMKKTSLY